The following nucleotide sequence is from Stigmatopora argus isolate UIUO_Sarg chromosome 18, RoL_Sarg_1.0, whole genome shotgun sequence.
taagtcacctGTCCCACTGCCCGATGCAAGGTCCGCACGCGTTGGCCAGGACCACGCCCCCAACGTCCCCGAGGATCTTGGACTAGAGGACGACAAACGAGGCCAGCTTTTGAATCTCCACCCGAGCGGAGCGGTTAAGCGTCGACGTCGAGGCGCTCGCTCACGTAGCCGTCTCGTTCGATGGTGGCGCGGATCTGCTCCGAGCCGGGGGTGACGGTGAACTGAGCCTTGCACTTGAGGCCTTTGTCCAAGGCCTGCTTGGCCACCGAGGCGGCTCGCCCCATGTCCTCGTAGCTGGAGTTGGTGCAGCTCCCGATCAGACCTGGCGGGACGGACGGAGGGAGGAGAGTGAAGGGGGAGGACCCCTGATGGGCCACCCCCGAACGGGGCCCGGGGACTCACCCACTTTAACCTCCAGCGGCCAGCCGTTCTTCTGAGCCGCGGCGCCCACGTCGGACACCGGGTGAGCCAGGTCGGGGGTGAACGGACCGTTGATGTGAGGCTTCAGCTGTCCAAACACACACGGGGGGACGTTAAAAGGGACGGCCCCTATCCGGTCGACCGCGGAAAGGGGCGGACGCCGACCTCGTCCAGGTTTATCTCGACCAGCTGGTCGTACTCGCAGCCCTCGTCTGGCACCAGCAGGCGCGAGTGCTTGTCGGCCAGAGCGGCGATCTCTGAAAAGGAGGAAAAGTCATTCCAGATCAAGACGTGACTGCTTTTCGGAATTCAAAAGCCAGAGACGTACGTCCGCGCCCGGTCTTCTCCAGATAAGTCTTCATGCGGTGATTGTAGGGGAAGACAGATGTCGTGGCGCCGATTTCCGCACCCATGTTGCAAATGGTGGCCATTCCTatcaacacacaaaaaaaacatggacgttatttagtattaaaatggggaaaaaaagcacgaTTTTGTCGGTTGAAGACGCACCAGTgcaggaaatggagtcgacgCCGGGTCCGTGGTACTCCACGATAGCTCCGGTGCCGCCTTTCACCGTCAGAATGCCGGCCACCTTCAGGATGACGTCTTTTGGGGACGTCCACCCTGAGAGGGACCCCGTCAGTCTCACCCCGATCACCTTCCAACGAAACAAGAGAATTGGCAAATGAAAACcgcaaaatgtacttttttgtcTGTCATCcttataaatgtgtgtgtatgttaagattctcttgctacgtttgtccaaaccgtgcaaggtagagagttgatttttttttatggtggccagaaacggctgtcagaaactaatagacgagtgattgaagtTCTTGTGTAAACTCTATCTTTGATTTTTTACACACCCATctttcaaaagattttttttaaatagcgcaacaattggcTTTTGATTCTAAACAAGCAAGTGAGACcagcgaagaaaaaaaaagacgccGACCTTGGGACATTTTAGTTCCCAGGGGATGCCCGCCATGACGTCCACAGCGTCGGCGCCTCCCACGCCGATGCAGATGGCGCCCAGTCCACCGCCGTTGGGTGTGTGCGAATCCGTGCCGATGAGCATCACGCCCGGGTAGGCGTAGTTCTCCAGGATGATCTGAAGGGACGAAGAAATACGGGCGCTGAGCCCGCCGTTCCGACGGGGAGCCGGCCTCTCGATTCTTTACCTGGTGGATGATGCCGGAACCCGGTTTCCAGAAGCCCACTCCGTATTTTGCGCCGGCGCTGGCCAGGAAGTTGTAGACCTCTTGGTTGACTtcctagagcaagggtgtcagactcgggttggttcgcgggccgcgttaacgtcagctcgatttcatgtgggccagactattttagatataatatttagattttttaaatggattaaaagaaccggattaaaagccctgaatattcagtttttaatcgctctaaaacaatgtttattttagcttttttatatatttttagattttaaaaaatgatttttgaactaaaaacacagaaaaaaaatgattaaaaattacaattgttgatttaaaagagggaaaatcaggaaatgtaatataaatctatactcttcattttaatttgatcctaaaacaaaaagtcggcactcatgatttactttcccgggccgcacaaaatgatgcggtgggccagatttggcccccagtcCGCCACGTTGACACCTGTCCTAGTTTGAGACGAGTAACCGTGAGTCGTCGATCGGGGGCCGCGTGATCCGGGAGAACTGACCTTAGCCCTGGCCAGGTCCTCATTGCCGCCGATCTGGGCTTCGATCAGGTGGTCGCAGTGGATGGTGGAGGGAACGGCCACCTGCGGCAGACCGCTGCTGATGAACTGCAGCATGGCCATCTGAGCCGTGGCGTCCTGCATGGCCACGCGGTCGGGCCGCAGGCGCAGGTAGGTGCGCCCGCGATCGATCTCCTGCTCGTGGGGGGCATCCAGGTGGCCGTACACGATCTTTTCGGCCAAGGTGAGAGGTCGATTGAGCCTGCGGCGACAAAAACAGGAATTGTACGCGGGGCAAAAAGTGCAGCATTTTACATTTGGGGACCAAAAGATCCCGTTCGTTTCCACCGGTGGGTTCAAACCAACACATTGCTCATTCGTCTCACTGATGAACTCATTCACTCGTATTGATTTGAcctctaaaaaaaagacaggcaaCCTCTTTTGCACAATGTCGACGTTGGACTGAAGCTTCTCGTAGCTGACGAAGGAGGTGGGCTCGAACCGGCTCATGGACACTTGCGCCTTGGCCCTGTAGGCCGCCGCCACGTGGAGACGCCGTGCGCCGTGGCCGAGAGCCAGCTGGGGACAAAGCAAAAAGACATTGGCACGTGCTTGGTAAAAATAGTTTCGTAGGGTTAAAGGTGCTCCGGAAAtaaaatttgctttaaaaaaaaataaacactccaTGGATACTTTAATTGTtgttaaaagggaaaaataataatagtgacCAGTAAAGGAAAATAGTTTTGTGGGGTCAAAAGGTGCTCCGGaaataaaactgcattttaaaaaaaaaataaacactccaTGGATACTTTAATTGttgtaaaaagggaaaaaaatacagtgaccAGCAAAGGTTATCTACTTTTTAAGGTTGGCCTAATTGTCCTTGTGCATTTCAGATTTAAGAGACAAGCATGGTTTTATGTGAAGACACAAATAAAACCACCTGCCAGCCACAAATCAAGTTGAAGGATCTTAAAAAGTCAGAAATGACTATACAAGCaccaaaattaaaaatcaatgtGTAACATATGTAGAGTTCATGGGATTATTGTGGAATAACAACATGCATTTTTCACAAATACGTGGCAAATAAGTTTTCTGGTAGTAGACCATTCGCGATATTATGTCCAAATCAGCAGTCATGATAGTATTGCGTGTACATTTAACTAAAATGTATGCATTTGTTTTGGTTAATCTTGTCAAACCGTGGAAGTCAAAAAGTCAAACTGCTCTCCTCGTCGTCTAACCTTGGTCAACCTTGTCATATCAAACTCTGCGTACAAGATCACATTCAATTTCTTTGTTGCTAGATTTAACAATTTGGTGAAATAATTCATCAAAAATGGTGTGTTTGGTATGTATTTCTAAATGTCGTCGCAATGCAAGTCGGTGTCCTCTGAAAGCTCACGTAGGGACGCGGTGACCCGGCTAGTTAGCAACCCATTCGCCATTTCTCTGCATGTCGCACGCCTGAACGAAACGTTTTCTTCTCTCTCTTTTAACAACAAAGGTCAGAAATACAAACTTTCAAAATCACAATCGGCATGTAACGcgtgacaaaaagaaaacaagggaATATTTCTCAAACCTGAAGCCGCGCGACGGTGAGACAGTAAGTTGCCATTTTGTTCACTGACAAAGATGTGGCGCTTTTTAGTGACGTCACAGGTTTTATACGGGGAAATTTGAAGGTCCTTTAAGAACAATCTAGTTAGACTTTTAGTTTTATGATCACTTTTATGTGTACCGTCATAATAcgtgaatttattttattttaggtataataattgataatttaaaaaaaacaattatctaTATTTCTgaaatttattaaaaatgtcgGAGGATCTATATGGAACAAGAAGGATACTCAGTATGAACAGTTGCACTTTGGAATTTCTTTGGCTAAAATTATTACATTGTTTATTACTATCCAATTGTACATGACATATTAGAGATATAATAAATAcgttttaatattaataaaataaaacaaaataaaaatgaagccaTTAAATGAGGCACAAGTAACTGCAATCCGCATTTTTAACACGGGGGGCAGTAGTGCAAAATGGGCGTAATGGTTTCCGGGTAAAAAGGTGACAACCTGGTAGCTATTCCGGTACGCCGGGAGCACGTTAGCTAACAATGGCAAAGCATCATCCAGATTTAATCTTTTGTAGAAAACAAGCCGGCGTTGGTATGTTTTATCAATTCAAATGCTGTATAAAGTACGGTACTGTTTTTCATAACTTGCAAAATATGAGTGAATTAATGCTATCAAATGTGCTAGCAGTGAAGCATTTCCTCCATTGAAACTTAGCTTCGGAGTTAGCATAGCCATATTGAAATTCATGTCTAAAAATGATCACTGAATCATCATGATGTGCTCATTCTCGatacatttttgtatttatgtatagACTAAACGTCTTTAAATGAAGTGAAATGTAATACATGATTTGGCTGACTTCTTTTTTAAACTTTGCAGCTATCGGGAGACTTTGCGAGAAATGTGAGTATTCGACCCTGCATGTAAACACGAGTCAAGTTGTCAAAATTTTCACATTAATTAAATCATTACTTATGAACGAGTTGACATTAAGGTCGCATTTACAATAACTGGTACCATGAATCATtttcaggcaaaaaaaagtttttccccAATTTCTCTATGTTTAAACTATAAATATTGAGGTAAATGTATTGGCTACATGTTATATATGCACATAACTTTGTCAATTTGTATTTCAGCTGAGAAAAAACTTACCAAAGTCTATGACTCTTTATCCCATCAAGGCGACGGCAAGTGCGTCATCTGCGATTCGTACGTGAGGCCGTGCACGCTGGTCCGTATTTGCGACGAGTGCAACTACGGCTCCTACCAGGGACGATGCGTCATCTGCGGGGGGCCCGGAGTGTCCGACGCCTACTACTGCAAAGAGTGCACCATCCAGGAAAAAGATGTGAGTTGtccctcccacattgcaaacaAACCCTGGCTCACCTTGACGCCTCACCTCGTCTCTTTTACAGCGAGACGGCTGTCCTAAAATTGTCAATTTGGGAAGCTCCAAGACAGATTTGTTCTACGAGAGGAAGAAGTACGGCTTTAAAAAGAGGTGAAGACGCCGTGGACCAACCAACGGTCTTCATTTATTTCAAGTATCTGATGACTATTTGTTTATGACCTTGATTTGTTTAATGctttgaataaaacatcttttatATTCCGATCCCCATTGGAAGCGAATGCTTTGTCTgctatattttttattactcttcggCTGCCATTTATTTTCAAGATTTCGGCAGTTTTCTGTCGGGAACAAATAATGGAGAATTAAGGAAAAGAAATGAAGACTTTTTCAACCATATTTTATCTATACACCGTATATGTACATGACAGTCAAGACTGGAAAAAGtccatgcatttcttttttcaaagataaaacaatgagttaaaaaaacaaaacaattctacaAGTTTGCACTTATTTCAGAAAGGCAACAAGATAAGAAATGTGCATTGTAGAAGAATGCATTTGAACGTATATACCGGTTCAGGaacccaaaaaataatgacGTTGATATAAAGTAAGAACCTTTTTATAACTCCATGTCAATAAGTATGGATACGATATTCCCAGCGGAGGACGATTGGACGTCTCTAGCATCCTCTCGAGGACGGGGACGACAAACGCTATATTTTGTGACGGCGCCGGCCATCTTGGTTAGGTCAGAAATGAAATGTGGAGAAGTACGCGTTGCCCGATCCCCGGGAGGTCATTTTAATGGCGTATGGGCGCCAGACTATTTGCGTCCGCTTTACTTTCCGCGTCCGCCGGCACGGCCGAAAACGACGGGGTACAAAGTGGGCGCCGGCGGAAGCGCGGCAGCGTTTGCAGTCCCTTTTAGAGTTTTCCGAACTTGGCCCGGTAGCTCCCCACGATGTTCTTGTATTGGCCGCATTCCTTGCGCAGGTCGGCCACTTCCATCCTCAGCGCCGAGTTCTCGCGCTCCAGGAAGGCCGCTCGCACCGTGATCTGGTTCTCCTTCAGCCGGCGAGCGTCGCGGGAGCGCTTGGCCGCCACGTTGTTCTTATTTCGCCTCTGCCAGTATTTCTCGTTCTGAAAGTGGAACGTGGCTTGAGCGAGCGATCGGCGCCAAAAGTCAACTCGTGCGACGCTCGTACGACAATTTGAAGGATTCCACGGACTAAAAAAGGTATTTATTGACACTTTACGGGgctaaataaaaatagtttcaaGCATTTTTTCCTCTAACCTTTCAAAAATCATGTCTCAGGACGAGCATATTTGATCATATACTGCGTCTTTTTGTATTCTCAATGTTGATTGGCGCTTATTTAAAACCAAcaatcgcactggagtataagtacGACCGGCCAAACAATCCACAATGTCaagtttaataaataaataaaaaaaaaaacatgaatcgCATTAAAGTTATACTTTTTTTACCCCTAAAAAGACAAGAACTAAGAAAGTAAAGAGAGTAAAACAGGCTATagcaatccctcgaatatcgcagttaatgtagtcCAGCCAtcattgaaaaattgcaaagtaggctcacccctattataacgttttttttctcacattttttgaattaaaaaaaatatatatatatataattaatggcagaaaaaaaatcgccatTAAGTGAATTCTCGAAAACCTAGGGAAAACTGTAAAtagggattttttaaatttaatattgCGCATTTTTTTGATGACTAGAGCTTAAATAAACATCATAAGAGGCgatgagatttttttgttgtattcaACGCAACGCAATATCGGCATTTATTGTCGAAATCGGAATCGAGGGGCAAAAATTGGTATCGCTGCGATGCTACGGTTAACCGATTGAGACGCAAAGTAGCCATCACGTCTGAATGGCGATTGTGGCGGGCCCACTGGCGTGTACGTACCTTCTGCTCTTCTGGAACGTAAACTTTCTTAGCCTTCTTAATCATGGGCTGCGGCTTGAGATCTTCATCGCTGAACTTGTGCTTGCGGGGGTCGAAGAGTTCGCCCCCCGGTACGCTGGATAGGACCAGGTCGGTGGGATCGGGCTCGTAGTGGACCTCCACCTGGATGCTGTCCGGGTCCACCGCGGGCTCCGCCTCTTCTGGATAGAAGGACGAGAAGCAGTTACCTCCAGAGACACCCCCCCAAAATCTTTTGAACGAATCGGCCTTTGCGCTCGCTCACCCGCTACCGTGACGTCGCCCTCGCCGTTGGTGGTGATCACCACCTCTTCGGCGCACTTGTCCAGCTCGTGGACGGCCAGCAGGGACACGTCGGCCGCTTTGAGCTCCTCCTTGTCCGCCTCCACCGCGGCCGCCGGGGGTTCTCCGGGCGAGGCGGCGATGCCGTTCTCCATGAGGAACTCTTCCAGGTCCATGTACTCCAAGTGGAAGTTCTCCCCGTCGTAGGGAATGGTCTTATCCCAGATAGCGGGGGTGAGGGCGGCCGACGGGCCCGTCCCGCTGCCCCCGCCGTCGCCATTGTTGTCCAAGCCCAGCTTCTCCTTGTCGgtgtctgaagaaaaaaaaacgggaaataAAAGACACGGTGGAACTTCATTCGTTTGCAAAGTGGGAAACGTTCGTGTCCacgttgaaaacaaacaaaaaacttttcATTTGTTCGTGTCCacgttgaaaacaaacaaaaaacttttcATTTACGCTCAAATAAGTGCCTTAAAGGGATTtctgaatgga
It contains:
- the tefa gene encoding TEF transcription factor, PAR bZIP family member a isoform X3 is translated as MSGEAIVVTLETGTGAPISLPVVLKKIMEMPPPNILDGDDDTDKEKLGLDNNGDGGGSGTGPSAALTPAIWDKTIPYDGENFHLEYMDLEEFLMENGIAASPGEPPAAAVEADKEELKAADVSLLAVHELDKCAEEVVITTNEEAEPAVDPDSIQVEVHYEPDPTDLVLSSVPGGELFDPRKHKFSDEDLKPQPMIKKAKKVYVPEEQKNEKYWQRRNKNNVAAKRSRDARRLKENQITVRAAFLERENSALRMEVADLRKECGQYKNIVGSYRAKFGKL
- the tefa gene encoding TEF transcription factor, PAR bZIP family member a isoform X2, which codes for MSGEAIVVTLETGTGAPISLPVVLKKIMEMPPPNILDGDDDTDKEKLGLDNNGDGGGSGTGPSAALTPAIWDKTIPYDGENFHLEYMDLEEFLMENGIAASPGEPPAAAVEADKEELKAADVSLLAVHELDKCAEEVVITTNGEGDVTVAEAEPAVDPDSIQVEVHYEPDPTDLVLSSVPGGELFDPRKHKFSDEDLKPQPMIKKAKKVYVPEEQKNEKYWQRRNKNNVAAKRSRDARRLKENQITVRAAFLERENSALRMEVADLRKECGQYKNIVGSYRAKFGKL
- the aco2 gene encoding aconitate hydratase, mitochondrial, which encodes MATYCLTVARLQLALGHGARRLHVAAAYRAKAQVSMSRFEPTSFVSYEKLQSNVDIVQKRLNRPLTLAEKIVYGHLDAPHEQEIDRGRTYLRLRPDRVAMQDATAQMAMLQFISSGLPQVAVPSTIHCDHLIEAQIGGNEDLARAKEVNQEVYNFLASAGAKYGVGFWKPGSGIIHQIILENYAYPGVMLIGTDSHTPNGGGLGAICIGVGGADAVDVMAGIPWELKCPKVIGVRLTGSLSGWTSPKDVILKVAGILTVKGGTGAIVEYHGPGVDSISCTGMATICNMGAEIGATTSVFPYNHRMKTYLEKTGRGQIAALADKHSRLLVPDEGCEYDQLVEINLDELKPHINGPFTPDLAHPVSDVGAAAQKNGWPLEVKVGLIGSCTNSSYEDMGRAASVAKQALDKGLKCKAQFTVTPGSEQIRATIERDGYSKILGDVGGVVLANACGPCIGQWDRRDVKKGEKNTIVTSFNRNFTARNDANPATHAFVTSPEIVTAMAIAGRLDFDPETDYLTAPNGEKFKLEPPNGDELPARDFDPGQDTYQHPPPDGSGLRVDVSPQSNRLQLLEPFDAWSGKDLEDLRVLIKVKGKCTTDHISAAGPWLKFRGHLDNISNNMLIGAVNSENDAVNSVKNYLTGEYGGVPDVARLYKANKVSWVVVGDDNYGEGSSREHAALEPRHLGGRAIIVKSFARIHETNLKKQGLLPLTFSNPTDYDKICPDDHVSIKGLESFAPGKPLNAVVKHADGSQDVLELNHSFNETQIEWFKAGSALNRMKTLQH
- the phf5a gene encoding PHD finger-like domain-containing protein 5A, producing the protein MAKHHPDLIFCRKQAGVAIGRLCEKCDGKCVICDSYVRPCTLVRICDECNYGSYQGRCVICGGPGVSDAYYCKECTIQEKDRDGCPKIVNLGSSKTDLFYERKKYGFKKR
- the tefa gene encoding TEF transcription factor, PAR bZIP family member a isoform X4, encoding MSGEAIVVTLETGTGAPISLPVVLKKIMEMPPPNILDGDDDTDKEKLGLDNNGDGGGSGTGPSAALTPAIWDKTIPYDGENFHLEYMDLEEFLMENGIAASPGEPPAAAVEADKEELKAADVSLLAVHELDKCAEEVVITTNEAEPAVDPDSIQVEVHYEPDPTDLVLSSVPGGELFDPRKHKFSDEDLKPQPMIKKAKKVYVPEEQKNEKYWQRRNKNNVAAKRSRDARRLKENQITVRAAFLERENSALRMEVADLRKECGQYKNIVGSYRAKFGKL
- the tefa gene encoding TEF transcription factor, PAR bZIP family member a isoform X1 is translated as MSGEAIVVTLETGTGAPISLPVVLKKIMEMPPPNILDGDDDTDKEKLGLDNNGDGGGSGTGPSAALTPAIWDKTIPYDGENFHLEYMDLEEFLMENGIAASPGEPPAAAVEADKEELKAADVSLLAVHELDKCAEEVVITTNGEGDVTVAEEAEPAVDPDSIQVEVHYEPDPTDLVLSSVPGGELFDPRKHKFSDEDLKPQPMIKKAKKVYVPEEQKNEKYWQRRNKNNVAAKRSRDARRLKENQITVRAAFLERENSALRMEVADLRKECGQYKNIVGSYRAKFGKL
- the tefa gene encoding TEF transcription factor, PAR bZIP family member a isoform X5, encoding MTTSDIPEIFKAFLETPFAFPNFEPNDTDKEKLGLDNNGDGGGSGTGPSAALTPAIWDKTIPYDGENFHLEYMDLEEFLMENGIAASPGEPPAAAVEADKEELKAADVSLLAVHELDKCAEEVVITTNGEGDVTVAEEAEPAVDPDSIQVEVHYEPDPTDLVLSSVPGGELFDPRKHKFSDEDLKPQPMIKKAKKVYVPEEQKNEKYWQRRNKNNVAAKRSRDARRLKENQITVRAAFLERENSALRMEVADLRKECGQYKNIVGSYRAKFGKL